The following coding sequences are from one Leishmania braziliensis MHOM/BR/75/M2904 complete genome, chromosome 36 window:
- a CDS encoding chaperonin HSP60, mitochondrial precursor produces MFRSAVRLAGKDVRFGDKARRSMQKGVTRAVAAVATTLGPKGRNVIIEQAYGAPKITKDGVTVAKAIEFKDPFENMGAQLVRQVCNKTNDLAGDGTTTSAVLVDSIFSEGLKSISQGTNPIDMKRGMDRAVDVILKSVAQQSRPIKGEEDIVQVATISANGDEEIGKMIGQAMEKVGRDGVITAQDGKTMATELEVVEGMSVDRGYVSPYFVTDAKAQKAELEDALVLMSAKKIQNIHSLLPALNHVVRSGRPLLIIADDVESEALTTLIFNKLQGKLKVCCVKAPGFGDNKTATLQDMSIFTGAQLVGDEGTGLELDSENFDPSILGSVKKVTVTKDDTVLLNGGGDAAAVKERVDLLRELICNETSDYNRDKLKERLAKLSGGVAVIKVGGGSEVEVNEKKDRIEDALCSTRAAVQEGIVAGGGTALLRASKKLETLVNDSSLTRDQRTGVNILRNAIRLPAMKIAANAGKEGAVVVEKVLEAAEESTGYDAQNDKYVNMFEAGIIDPTRVVRVAISDATSVASLMMTAEAAVVELPKEESATAPMGDMGGMGGMGGMGF; encoded by the coding sequence ATGTTCCGCTCTGCTGTGCGTCTTGCCGGCAAGGATGTGCGCTTCGGCGACAAGGCACGCCGCTCCATGCAGAAGGGCGTCACtcgcgctgttgctgcagtggcgacgACGCTTGGGCCGAAGGGTCGCAACGTGATCATCGAGCAGGCCTATGGTGCGCCGAAGATCACGAAGGATGGTGTGACCGTTGCCAAGGCGATCGAGTTTAAGGACCCCTTCGAGAACATGGGTGCTCAGCTGGTACGCCAGGTGTGCAACAAGACAAACGATCTGGCTGGTGACGGCACCACAACCTCTGCGGTGCTTGTGGACAGCATCTTCAGCGAGGGCCTCAAGTCAATTTCACAGGGTACGAACCCGATCGACATGAAGCGCGGCATGGACCGTGCCGTGGATGTGATCCTGAAGAGTGTTGCCCAGCAGAGTCGCCCGAtcaagggagaggaggacatTGTGCAAGTGGCCACCATCTCGGCCAATGGCGATGAGGAGATCGGCAAGATGATTGGTCAGGCAATGGAGAAGGTCGGTCGCGATGGCGTCATCACGGCACAGGACGGCAAGACCATGGCCACTGAGCTGGAGGTTGTGGAGGGCATGAGCGTGGACCGTGGGTACGTGAGCCCGTACTTCGTGACGGATGCCAAGGCGCAGAAGGCTGAACTCGAGGATGCACTGGTGCTTATGAGCGCCAAGAAGATCCAGAACATTCACAGCCTACTTCCTGCTCTCAACCACGTCgtgcgcagcggccgcccccTTCTGATCATCGCCGACGATGTGGAGAGCGAGGCGCTGACGACGCTGATCTTCAACAAGCTGCAGGGCAAGCTAAAGGTGTGCTGCGTCAAGGCTCCGGGCTTCGGTGACAACAAGACAGCCACTCTTCAAGATATGTCCATCTTCACTGGCGCACAGCTCGTTGGCGATGAGGGCACGGGACTCGAGTTGGATTCCGAGAACTTCGACCCTTCCATCCTCGGCTCTGTCAAGAAGGTGACAGTGACGAAGGACGacacggtgctgctgaacggcggcggcgatgcggcggcggtgaaggaGCGTGTTGACCTCCTCCGTGAGCTCATCTGTAACGAGACGAGTGACTACAACCGTGACAAGCTGAAGGAGCGCCTGGCGAAGCtgagcggcggcgtggcCGTCATCAAGGTGGGCGGCGGGtcagaggtggaggtgaaCGAGAAGAAGGACCGAATTGAGGATGCCCTGTGCTCCACTCGCGCTGCAGTGCAGGAGGGTATTGTGGCCGGCGGTGGCACGGCTCTGCTGCGTGCCAGCAAGAAGCTGGAGACTCTCGTCAACGACTCTTCTCTCACACGCGATCAGCGCACGGGTGTGAACATCCTGCGCAATGCCATCCGCCTGCCGGCGATGAAGATTGCTGCGAACGCTGGCAAGGAGGGTGCGGTGGTtgtggagaaggtgctggaGGCCGCTGAGGAGAGCACCGGCTACGATGCGCAGAACGACAAGTACGTGAACATGTTCGAGGCTGGCATCATCGACCCCACCCGCGTCGTGCGTGTGGCCATCAGTGATGCGACGTCTGTGGCGAGCCTGATGATGACGGCCgaggct